A genomic stretch from Hemicordylus capensis ecotype Gifberg chromosome 1, rHemCap1.1.pri, whole genome shotgun sequence includes:
- the LOC128342952 gene encoding immunoglobulin iota chain-like, producing the protein MAAAKVQSQHRLPIVLFISLLALQCALIENADVVKVIQEPPFASKPNGETLRMTCAINQDYYNIYWYRQLPGQTELHQLGTFPSSTEDLQEKSEGKLKDRLSGKRTNNNASLNLGSLESEDTGLYLCAAKATVTPAGTRLAQNRESDKSMLLTSATDCTCSQLHAQAASFPNTCSQSILYIQAALAKQNHAHSLPRQTNII; encoded by the exons ATGGCGGCAGCAAAagttcagtcccagcacaggctCCCCATAGTCCTCTTCATCTCCCTCTTGGCCCTGCAGTGTG CCCTAATTGAAAATGCAGATGTTGTGAAGGTGATTCAGGAACCACCATTTGCCAGCAAACCGAACGGCGAGACCCTGAGAATGACCTGTGCTATCAATCAAGATTATTACAATATATACTGGTACCGCCAACTCCCTGGGCAGACAGAACTACACCAACTTGGGACTTTCCCATCTTCTACTGAAGACCTGCAAGAGAAGTCAGAAGGCAAGCTGAAGGATCGGCTGAGTGGCAAGCGGACCAATAATAATGCCTCTTTGAACCTGGGAAGTCTGGAGTCTGAGGACACAGGACTCTATCTCTGTGCTGCTAAAGCCACAGTGACTCCTGCAGGAACAAGGCTAGCACAAAATAGAGAGTCGGACAAAAGTATGCTTCTCACTTCTGCTACTGATTGCACATGCTCTCAGCTTCATGCACAAGCAGCATCATTTCCCAACACCTGCAGCCAATCCATCCTCTACATTCAGGCTGCACTAGCAAAACAAAATCATGCCCACAGCTTGCCAAGGCAAACCAACATCATATAG